The genomic interval GATTTGACCTTCCAGTATCTCGATGAAGCGGGACTTCGCAAAGGAATCCGCGGCGCCATCGCCAAACTGATTCTTCACTATATCCGCAACTGGGATTACCGAACGGCGGCCGGTGTTGACCAGTTTATCGCCATATCCGAATATATCGCGCGGCGGATTGAGAAAATATACCGCCGTGATTCGCAAGTCATTTACCCGCCGGTCGATATCGAAGCGTTCACGCCCGGTGATGACCGAGGGGATTTCTACCTGACTGCCTCCCGAATGGTGCCGTATAAGAAAATCGGTCTGATAGTCGAGGCGTTCGCGCAAATGCCGGAGAGGCAGCTGTATGTTATCGGTGACGGTCCCGAATACAACAAAATCAAAAAGAAAGTCACCGAAAATGTAATTCTGCTGGGATTCCATCAGAGCGACGTTTTGAAGGAATATCTGCAGAATGCGCGGGGGTACGTGTTTGCGGCCGAAGAAGATTTCGGGATTCTTCCGGTCGAAGCGCAAGCCTGCGGGACGCCGGTAAT from Candidatus Zixiibacteriota bacterium carries:
- a CDS encoding glycosyltransferase, giving the protein DLTFQYLDEAGLRKGIRGAIAKLILHYIRNWDYRTAAGVDQFIAISEYIARRIEKIYRRDSQVIYPPVDIEAFTPGDDRGDFYLTASRMVPYKKIGLIVEAFAQMPERQLYVIGDGPEYNKIKKKVTENVILLGFHQSDVLKEYLQNARGYVFAAEEDFGILPVEAQACGTPVIAFGKGGVLETVIENRTGIFFREQSVAAIVDAVKRFEEREPQFDRNEIRANAERFSVERFQSEFRAFVEKAIRDFHDRKGKKLQGDESKTFPKLQLKNRLKNQTTLDLP